One Nostoc punctiforme PCC 73102 DNA window includes the following coding sequences:
- the chrA gene encoding chromate efflux transporter, translated as MTNSTPSRLGELAKLFFKLGVIGFGGPVAHIAMIEDEVVKRRQWLTREHFLDLLGATNLIPGPNSTEMAIHIGYIYAGWLGLIVSGVCFVLPAVLITGGFAWVYVAYGTLPQVAPLFYGIKPAVLAIILNALWGLAKKAVKTRQLLVIALAVALMTLLFKLNEVIALLVGGLLGMVWLHSGDKNDKPGDKANFLIASLSTGATLKASTVVAASVATASTVTNVSLWQLGWFFLKVGSVLFGGGYLLVAFLQGGLVQEYGWLTQQQLLDAIAIGQFTPGPVLSTATFIGYIIADIPGAIIATIGIFLPSFVFVAALNPLIPRLRASSWSRAFLDAVNVSAVALMVVTTLQLGAATLTLPQAPFVDFLGLAIAIVSAILAIHFRINAAWLVFGSAFIGWGATLLGYTR; from the coding sequence ATGACTAACTCAACACCAAGTCGTTTGGGTGAACTCGCCAAACTGTTTTTTAAACTTGGCGTTATCGGCTTTGGGGGCCCGGTTGCCCATATTGCCATGATTGAAGATGAAGTGGTTAAGCGTCGTCAGTGGTTGACAAGGGAGCATTTTCTGGATTTGCTGGGCGCAACTAACCTAATTCCTGGACCAAATTCCACAGAAATGGCTATCCATATAGGATACATCTATGCAGGTTGGCTGGGGCTGATTGTCTCAGGTGTCTGTTTTGTCTTACCTGCGGTTCTAATTACTGGGGGGTTTGCTTGGGTTTATGTTGCCTACGGCACTTTACCTCAAGTAGCTCCACTCTTTTATGGCATTAAACCGGCTGTTTTAGCAATCATTCTCAATGCCCTCTGGGGCTTGGCAAAAAAGGCTGTGAAAACTCGCCAATTGTTAGTGATTGCTTTGGCTGTGGCATTAATGACATTATTATTCAAATTAAATGAAGTAATTGCCCTATTAGTTGGGGGATTGCTGGGTATGGTTTGGTTACATTCTGGCGATAAAAACGACAAACCAGGAGATAAAGCCAACTTTCTAATTGCTAGTCTCAGCACAGGTGCGACTTTAAAGGCATCAACGGTTGTTGCTGCATCGGTAGCTACCGCATCTACTGTAACCAACGTTTCTTTATGGCAGTTGGGTTGGTTTTTTCTGAAAGTCGGTAGTGTCTTGTTTGGTGGTGGCTACCTTTTGGTGGCTTTTCTCCAAGGAGGATTAGTTCAAGAATATGGCTGGCTGACACAACAGCAGTTGCTAGATGCGATCGCAATTGGTCAATTTACTCCTGGGCCAGTACTTTCGACTGCTACGTTTATTGGTTATATCATTGCCGACATCCCTGGCGCAATTATTGCCACAATCGGAATTTTTCTACCTTCTTTTGTTTTCGTTGCTGCCCTGAATCCCTTGATTCCCCGTTTACGGGCCTCTTCTTGGAGTAGAGCATTTTTGGATGCTGTGAATGTTAGTGCTGTAGCGCTAATGGTTGTTACCACCCTGCAACTGGGTGCAGCCACCTTAACATTACCACAAGCCCCATTTGTAGATTTTCTCGGCTTGGCGATCGCGATCGTCTCAGCCATTTTAGCTATTCACTTCCGCATCAATGCTGCATGGCTAGTTTTTGGTAGTGCTTTTATTGGATGGGGCGCTACACTCTTGGGCTACACTCGTTGA